The following are encoded together in the Humulus lupulus chromosome 5, drHumLupu1.1, whole genome shotgun sequence genome:
- the LOC133834616 gene encoding ABC transporter C family member 10-like, giving the protein MEETTWTMFCAESDCIGESCGSSFEFLSHPSSCTSHALIIFFNVVLLFMLLITMVKKSSSPRLDGVPSRFQALSTLQIVSAVVNGCLGLSFLFFGIWILEEKLRQTHTALPLNLWFQALFQSFTLLLIGLTVSIKVKQLPRTPVRLLTILATLFSGFACVLSLFAAVLNRQVTIKIALDVLSLPGAVLLLLCAYKSCKYEESDNDVIVQKGLYRPINGEAKGKSDGEDHDSVTPFAKAGCFSKFSFWWLNSLMKKGRKETLKEEDVPKLREADRAENCYLMFLEQLEKQQRKDGFSSQPSLLKIIICCHWREILISGLFALLKILTLSAGPLLLNAFILVAEGHESFKHEGYVLAITLFFAKNIESVSQRQWYFRSRLIGLKVRSLLTAAIYKKQLQLSSSAKLVHSGGEIMNYVTVDAYRIGEFPFWSHQTWTTSLQLCLALVILFRAVGLATIAALVAILLTVACNAPVAKLQHQFQTKLMTAQDERLKVLSEALVNMKVLKLYAWENHFKNVVESLRKVELKWLSAVQLRRAYNTFLFWSSPVLVSAATFGACYFLKVPLHANNVFTFVATLRLVQDPIRAIPDVIGVVIQAKVAFARIVKFLEAPELQTARVRQKYNTGSVKTAIVIKSADFSWEENISKPTLRNIDLEVSHGEKVAICGEVGSGKSTLLAAILGEVTNTRGNIQVYGKIAYVSQTAWIQTGTIQDNILFGSLMDNQRYRETLERCSLIKDLELLPYGDLTEIGERGVNLSGGQKQRIQLARALYQNADIYLLDDPFSAVDAHTASSLFNEYVMEALSDKIVLLVTHQVDFLPGFDSVLLMSDGEILQSAPYNELLSTSQEFQDLVNAHKETAGSERLAQVTPSEKHLTSVKEIKKSFTEKQYKISNGDQLIKLEERETGDTGFKPYKKYLNQNKGYVYFSLGFVAHLVFVISQILQNSWMAANVDNPRISTLKLIVVYLIIGISSTIVLLLRSLTIVFLGIESSKSLFSQLLNSLFRSPMSFYDSTPLGRILSRVSADLSIVDLDVPFSLLFAVGATMNAVANVGVLAVITWQVLFVSLPTVYLTYRLQSYYFSTAKELMRINGTTKSLVANHIAESVAGAITIRAFEEEERFFSKNLELVDINASPFFHSFAANEWLIQRLETLSATILASAALCMVLLPPDTFSSGFIGMALSYGLSLNMSLVFSIQNQCTAANYIISVERLNQYMYIPSEAPEVIEENRPPANWPRVGKVQIHDLQIRYRANSPLVLCGISCTFEGGHKIGIVGRTGSGKTTLIGALFRLVEPTRGKILVDGIDISTIGLHDLRSRFGIIPQDPTLFNGTVRYNLDPLSHHSDREIWQVLGKCQLREAVQEKEDGLDSLVMDDGSNWSMGQRQLFCLGRALLRRSRVLVLDEATASIDNSTDMILQKTIRTEFADCTVITVAHRIPTVMDCTMVLAMSDGQIVEFDEPMKLMKKEGSLFGKLVKEYWSHMQSAQSH; this is encoded by the exons ATGGAGGAGACCACATGGACTATGTTTTGTGCTGAATCTGATTGCATAGGAGAGTCTTGTGGTTCATCATTCGAGTTTCTAAGTCATCCTTCGTCATGTACCAGCCACGCTTTGATTATCTTCTTCAATGTCGTTCTCTTGTTTATGCTCTTGATCACCATGGTTAAAAAGTCTTCCTCACCAAGACTTGATGGAGTCCCTTCTCGGTTTCAAGCCTTGTCAACTCTGCAGATAGTGTCAGCTGTCGTAAATGGTTGTCTCGGGTTGTCGTTTTTGTTCTTTGGCATCTGGATATTAGAAGAGAAGCTGAGGCAAACCCATACTGCTCTGCCTTTGAATCTATGGTTTCAGGCTTTATTTCAAAGCTTCACTTTGTTGCTTATTGGCTTAACAGTAAGTATCAAGGTGAAGCAGCTGCCTAGAACACCAGTTCGACTGTTGACCATTCTTGCAACCTTGTTTTCTGGTTTTGCTTGTGTTCTGTCTTTGTTCGCCGCTGTTTTGAACAGACAAGTGACGATTAAGATAGCTTTGGATGTTTTATCTCTACCGGGAGCTGTTCTTTTACTCTTGTGTGCTTATAAGAGCTGTAAATATGAGGAGAGTGATAATGATGTCATCGTTCAAAAAGGTCTTTATAGACCTATAAATGGTGAGGCTAAGGGCAAATCTGATGGTGAAGATCATGATTCAGTTACCCCATTTGCCAAAGCAGGATGCTTCAGCAAGTTCTCGTTTTGGTGGCTAAACTCGTTGATGAAGAAGGGTAGGAAGGAAACTCTCAAGGAAGAAGATGTTCCAAAGCTGAGGGAAGCTGATAGAGCAGAAAATTGTTATCTAATGTTCTTGGAGCAATTAGAGAAACAGCAAAGGAAGGATGGTTTTTCTTCTCAACCATCACTATTAAAGATAATCATTTGTTGCCATTGGAGAGAGATTTTGATATCTGGGTTATTTGCATTACTAAAAATATTGACTCTCTCTGCTGGTCCTTTGCTTCTTAATGCATTCATTTTGGTTGCTGAAGGACATGAGAGTTTTAAGCACGAAGGTTATGTGTTGGCCATAACCCTTTTCTTTGCTAAGAATATTGAATCCGTTTCGCAAAGACAATGGTACTTTAGAAGCAGACTTATTGGTTTGAAAGTGAGGTCTTTGCTTACAGCAGCCATTTACAAGAAGCAGCTGCAATTATCTAGCTCTGCTAAGTTGGTTCATTCTGGTGGAGAGATTATGAATTACGTTACTGTTGATGCCTATAGGATTGGAGAATTCCCATTTTGGTCCCATCAGACTTGGACAACTAGTCTCCAACTCTGTCTCGCCTTAGTAATTCTTTTCCGAGCAGTTGGATTGGCCACAATAGCAGCCTTGGTGGCTATCCTTCTGACTGTGGCTTGCAATGCTCCAGTGGCTAAGTTACAACACCAATTTCAGACAAAACTTATGACGGCTCAAGATGAAAGGCTGAAAGTTCTCTCTGAGGCTCTTGtgaatatgaaggtgttgaaactTTATGCTTGGGAAAATCACTTCAAGAATGTTGTTGAAAGTTTGAGAAAGGTGGAGTTGAAATGGTTATCTGCTGTGCAGTTGAGAAGAGCATATAATACATTTCTTTTTTGGTCATCTCCTGTTTTGGTCTCTGCTGCAACATTTGGAGCATGCTATTTTCTCAAAGTTCCCTTGCACGCCAACAATGTGTTCACTTTTGTAGCAACTCTGCGCCTTGTTCAGGACCCCATTAGAGCCATACCTGATGTTATTGGTGTGGTGATTCAAGCAAAGGTTGCATTTGCCCGGATTGTAAAATTCCTAGAGGCGCCAGAGCTGCAGACTGCGAGAGTCAGGCAAAAGTACAACACAGGCAGTGTGAAAACAGCCATTGTGATTAAATCAGCTGATTTTTCATGGGAAGAGAATATATCAAAGCCAACTCTGAGAAACATAGATTTAGAGGTTAGTCATGGTGAAAAGGTGGCTATATGTGGAGAGGTTGGGTCAGGGAAATCTACTCTTTTGGCAGCTATTCTTGGTGAAGTTACAAACACTAGAGGCAAT ATTCAAGTTTATGGGAAGATTGCCTATGTTTCTCAAACAGCATGGATCCAAACAGGCACAATACAAGACAATATTTTATTTGGCTCTCTTATGGACAATCAAAGATACCGTGAAACACTTGAGAGATGTTCACTAATCAAGGACCTGGAATTACTTCCTTATGGTGATCTGACTGAAATCGGGGAGAGGGGAGTAAATCTGAGTGGTGGCCAGAAACAAAGAATCCAACTTGCTCGCGCTCTTTATCAGAatgctgatatatatctcttggATGATCCATTCAGTGCCGTTGATGCACATACTGCTTCAAGCTTGTTTAAT GAATATGTCATGGAAGCTCTTTCAGACAAGATAGTCCTACTTGTGACTCACCAAGTTGATTTCCTTCCTGGATTTGATTCTGTACTG TTAATGTCTGATGGAGAAATTTTACAATCAGCTCCTTACAATGAGTTATTGTCAACAAGCCAAGAGTTTCAAGACCTTGTAAATGCACACAAAGAGACTGCTGGTTCTGAAAGGCTGGCACAAGTGACACCTTCTGAGAAGCATTTAACATCTGTGAAGGAGATAAAAAAGAGCTTCACAGAGAAGCAATACAAAATATCTAATGGAGATCAGTTGATTAAGCTTGAAGAAAGAGAAACAGGTGACACAGGATTCAAGCCTTACAAGAAATATCTGAATCAAAACAAAGGATACGTCTATTTCTCCCTCGGCTTTGTTGCGCACCTTGTATTCGTGATTAGTCAGATCTTGCAGAACTCCTGGATGGCTGCTAATGTTGATAATCCAAGAATCAGCACATTGAAGTTAATTGTAGTGTACTTGATCATTGGAATTTCCTCAACAATTGTTTTGCTTTTAAGATCACTTACTATAGTTTTTTTGGGGATTGAGTCATCAAAATCTCTTTTTTCGCAACTGCTAAATTCCCTTTTTCGATCACCAATGTCCTTTTACGACTCCACACCTTTGGGAAGAATACTTAGTCGG GTTTCAGCTGACTTGAGTATAGTCGATTTGGATGTCCCATTTAGCTTACTCTTTGCTGTTGGGGCCACCATGAATGCAGTTGCTAATGTTGGAGTACTAGCTGTTATCACATGGCAAGTCTTGTTTGTCTCATTACCAACAGTTTATCTGACTTATCGATTACAG AGCTATTACTTTTCCACTGCTAAAGAACTAATGCGCATCAACGGTACAACAAAGTCCTTGGTAGCAAACCATATTGCTGAGTCTGTGGCAGGAGCCATAACAATTAGAGCCTTTGAAGAGGAAGAACGGTTCTTTTCAAAGAACTTAGAACTCGTTGACATAAATGCTAGCCCTTTTTTCCACAGTTTTGCAGCAAATGAATGGCTAATTCAACGGTTGGAAACACTCAGTGCTACAATTCTTGCTTCTGCAGCATTATGCATGGTCCTTCTTCCCCCTGATACTTTTAGCTCAG GGTTTATTGGGATGGCACTCTCTTATGGCCTCTCACTGAACATGTCTCTTGTATTTTCTATTCAAAACCAATGCACTGCAGCAAATTACATCATTTCAGTGGAAAGGCTAAACCAGTACATGTACATACCTAGTGAAGCGCCTGAAGTGATCGAAGAAAATCGCCCCCCAGCCAATTGGCCTCGTGTTGGTAAAGTACAGATACATGATTTGCAG ATCAGATATAGAGCCAACTCCCCACTTGTTCTTTGCGGTATCAGTTGCACATTTGAAGGAGGGCACAAGATTGGTATAGTTGGTAGAACTGGCAGTGGAAAAACAACCTTAATTGGTGCATTATTTCGTCTAGTAGAGCCTACCAGAGGGAAAATTTTAGTTGATGGTATTGACATCTCAACAATTGGACTTCATGATTTGAGGTCACGCTTTGGTATAATACCTCAAGATCCTACTCTATTCAATGGCACTGTCAGATACAATTTGGACCCCTTATCTCACCATTCTGACCGCGAAATATGGCAG GTTCTTGGAAAGTGTCAGCTTAGAGAAGCTGTTCAAGAGAAAGAAGATGGTTTGGACTCTTTAG TTATGGATGATGGCTCAAATTGGAGTATGGGACAAAGACAACTGTTCTGTTTGGGGAGAGCTCTACTGAGGAGAAGTAGAGTATTGGTGCTTGATGAAGCAACTGCTTCGATAGACAATTCAACTGATATGATTCTACAAAAAACTATTAGAACTGAGTTTGCAGATTGTACTGTGATCACAGTTGCTCATAGGATACCAACTGTGATGGATTGCACCATGGTTCTTGCCATGAGTGATG GACAAATAGTGGAGTTTGATGAGCCAATGAAGTTGATGAAGAAAGAAGGGTCACTTTTTGGAAAGCTGGTGAAGGAATACTGGTCCCATATGCAGTCTGCCCAGTCACATTGA